A region of Streptomyces paludis DNA encodes the following proteins:
- a CDS encoding PH domain-containing protein: protein MVSVDRHLAPDEQLVHATRQHWTEIVTEFLLLALIWVVATVLIWLTPSGEDWATNTDYVILGLALIASVWLWLIPLLKWRGTLYIVTTKRIYKRSGFLTKTGHSIPLIRVNDVSFRATLWERIMREGTLFIQSASEQGMLTLKHVPDPEGLKDLIYRAVSDEQNAQQRGGFDGPVPPPQH from the coding sequence ATGGTTTCCGTAGACCGCCATTTGGCGCCCGATGAACAACTGGTGCACGCCACGCGCCAGCACTGGACCGAGATCGTCACCGAATTCCTGCTGCTGGCACTGATCTGGGTGGTGGCGACGGTGCTCATCTGGCTCACCCCTTCGGGTGAGGACTGGGCCACCAATACCGACTATGTCATCCTCGGTCTGGCTTTGATCGCTTCCGTCTGGTTGTGGCTGATACCGCTGCTCAAGTGGCGCGGCACGCTGTACATCGTGACCACGAAGCGCATCTACAAGCGCAGTGGGTTTCTGACGAAGACCGGACACAGCATTCCGCTGATCCGGGTCAACGATGTCTCGTTCCGCGCCACGCTGTGGGAGCGGATCATGCGGGAGGGCACGCTGTTCATCCAGTCCGCGTCCGAGCAGGGGATGCTCACCCTCAAGCACGTGCCGGACCCGGAGGGCCTGAAGGATCTGATCTACCGGGCCGTGAGCGACGAGCAGAACGCCCAGCAGCGGGGCGGTTTCGACGGCCCGGTGCCGCCGCCGCAGCACTGA